From one Gemmatimonadota bacterium genomic stretch:
- a CDS encoding alpha/beta hydrolase-fold protein codes for MSRLAPVPGLAINALLDAARHGTADVDGFLAGRDVPIVEDRYCTFLYRGPAEDVRLRHWIFGLPTAQPFQRIPGTDLWFYVLELPRGSRVEYKLEVTENGQTQLVRDPLNPRLAHDPFGANSVCQATGYEVPEWTLPDPGAPEGALDERMFRSQALGGERRVTLYYPARYRRTRRYPLLVVHDGSDYVRFAAFKTILDNLIHRLEIPGVVVALTDPGDRMAEYRSNEAHARFVAEELVPSLEHELPLLGTPEGRGLMGASLGAVAALSTAHAYPGMFSRLLLQSGSFAFSDIGEHERGPVFDPIADFVNQFRADPQAVAERLYVTCGIYESLIYENRSLVPVLQGTGMDVRYVEARDGHNWENWRDRLREGLSVLFPGPLWLVYE; via the coding sequence ATGAGCCGTCTGGCACCGGTTCCCGGCCTGGCGATCAACGCGCTTCTCGACGCCGCGCGCCACGGAACGGCGGACGTGGACGGCTTCCTCGCCGGCCGTGACGTGCCCATCGTCGAAGACCGGTACTGCACGTTCCTGTACCGCGGCCCGGCGGAGGACGTGCGGCTCCGTCACTGGATCTTCGGACTGCCCACCGCGCAGCCCTTCCAGCGGATTCCCGGCACGGACCTCTGGTTCTACGTGCTGGAGCTGCCGCGCGGGTCCCGGGTCGAGTACAAGCTGGAAGTCACCGAGAACGGCCAGACCCAGCTCGTCCGGGACCCGTTGAACCCACGCCTCGCCCACGACCCCTTCGGGGCCAACTCCGTCTGCCAGGCCACCGGCTACGAGGTCCCGGAATGGACCCTCCCGGACCCGGGCGCGCCGGAGGGTGCGCTGGACGAGCGCATGTTCCGGAGCCAGGCGCTGGGGGGGGAGCGACGGGTGACGCTCTACTATCCCGCGCGCTACCGCCGGACCCGCCGCTATCCGCTGCTCGTGGTGCACGACGGGTCGGACTACGTGCGCTTCGCCGCCTTCAAGACCATCCTCGACAACCTGATCCACCGCCTGGAGATCCCGGGGGTGGTGGTGGCGCTCACCGATCCCGGGGACCGGATGGCGGAATACCGGTCCAATGAGGCCCACGCCCGCTTCGTGGCCGAGGAGCTGGTGCCCAGCCTGGAGCACGAGCTGCCGCTGCTGGGCACGCCGGAGGGCCGCGGACTGATGGGAGCCAGCCTGGGCGCGGTGGCGGCGTTGTCCACCGCGCACGCCTATCCCGGCATGTTCAGCCGCCTCCTGCTCCAGTCGGGCTCCTTCGCCTTCTCCGACATCGGTGAGCACGAGCGAGGGCCCGTCTTCGATCCGATCGCGGACTTCGTCAACCAGTTCCGGGCGGATCCGCAGGCCGTGGCCGAGCGGCTCTACGTCACGTGCGGCATCTACGAGTCCCTGATCTACGAGAATCGCTCCCTGGTCCCGGTGCTGCAGGGGACCGGCATGGACGTGCGGTACGTGGAAGCCCGGGACGGCCACAACTGGGAGAACTGGCGCGACCGGCTGCGGGAGGGTCTGTCGGTCCTCTTTCCCGGACCCCTGTGGCTCGTCTATGAATGA
- a CDS encoding ATPase, with protein sequence MHVVFIEPSFPANQREFVRALHSVGVQVTAVGESPKDALDADLRRWLLHYEQVPSVVDQGRLLQAVRWIHDRKTVDRLETTVEAHVLAAAQVREALRIPGTTVRTAWLCRDKPAMKDVLREGGVRCARSLGSGDPDQIRAFAREVGYPLIVKPRSAAGASGTHRADDADQLERVLAESGVGQGADVAVEEFIDGHEGFYDTITIGGSVAHEFVTHYYPNVLEAMRTRWISPQFITTNRLETAPAYQELLEMGRRVIGLMGIDTSATHMEWFAGSKGLVFSEIGCRPPGVRAWDLYAAANEIDIYREWALAVAWGRTGTRASRRYAAGIIALRPEHDGVIAGYEGVDEIQRRFGEWVLDAHLPPEGTPTQPVSAGYMANAWVRMRHPDYDELRRMLDTVGETVKVRAR encoded by the coding sequence ATGCATGTCGTCTTCATCGAGCCCTCCTTCCCGGCCAACCAGCGGGAGTTCGTGCGGGCCCTCCACTCCGTGGGGGTCCAGGTCACGGCGGTGGGGGAGAGCCCCAAGGACGCGCTCGACGCCGATCTCCGGCGCTGGCTGCTGCACTACGAGCAGGTGCCCTCGGTGGTCGACCAGGGCCGTCTCCTCCAGGCGGTGCGCTGGATCCACGACCGCAAGACCGTGGACCGGCTCGAGACCACGGTCGAAGCCCATGTGCTCGCCGCCGCCCAGGTGCGCGAGGCCCTGCGCATCCCCGGCACCACCGTGCGGACCGCCTGGCTCTGCCGGGACAAGCCGGCGATGAAGGACGTGCTGCGGGAGGGAGGGGTCCGGTGCGCCCGCTCGCTCGGGAGCGGCGATCCCGACCAGATCCGGGCCTTCGCGCGCGAGGTCGGCTACCCCCTCATCGTCAAGCCGCGTTCGGCCGCGGGCGCGTCCGGCACCCACCGGGCGGACGACGCCGACCAGCTCGAGCGGGTCCTGGCGGAGAGCGGGGTGGGGCAGGGGGCCGACGTGGCCGTCGAGGAGTTCATCGACGGGCACGAAGGCTTCTACGACACCATCACCATCGGGGGATCCGTCGCCCACGAGTTCGTGACCCACTATTACCCGAACGTGCTGGAGGCCATGCGCACGCGCTGGATCTCTCCGCAGTTCATCACCACCAACCGCCTCGAGACCGCGCCCGCCTACCAGGAGCTGCTGGAGATGGGGCGCCGCGTCATCGGTCTGATGGGCATCGATACGTCGGCCACGCACATGGAGTGGTTCGCGGGCTCGAAGGGCCTGGTGTTCTCGGAGATCGGGTGCCGCCCGCCCGGCGTGCGGGCCTGGGACCTGTACGCGGCGGCGAACGAGATCGACATCTACCGCGAGTGGGCCCTGGCGGTGGCCTGGGGGCGCACCGGCACGCGCGCCTCGCGCCGCTACGCCGCAGGCATCATCGCGCTCCGCCCCGAGCATGACGGCGTGATCGCGGGATACGAGGGCGTCGATGAGATCCAGCGTCGCTTCGGGGAGTGGGTGCTGGACGCGCACCTCCCGCCCGAGGGCACGCCCACCCAACCGGTCTCGGCCGGGTATATGGCGAACGCCTGGGTGCGGATGCGCCACCCCGACTACGACGAGCTGCGCCGCATGCTGGATACCGTGGGCGAGACCGTGAAAGTGCGGGCCCGATGA
- a CDS encoding ATP-grasp domain-containing protein, whose product MRNVIFVAPFFAETTLRFLDAVTQLPGVRTGLVSQDGADRLPDDLRGRLDAHYRVQDGLAASSIAEGVEAIRTHWGGLDRLVGALEELQVPLGEIRDHLDLPGMRAETARNFRDKARMKEVLRAAGLPCARHGLAHTQEQAVEAARRIGFPLIVKPPAGSGARSTFRIDTPEDLGACLRALPPSSERPTLLEEFVVGEEHSFDSVMVDGHLAWHSINHYLPSPLEVLREPWIQWAVLLPREVDDPRYDGIRQVAGSALGALGMENGMSHMEWFRRPDGSVAISEVGARPPGARFVNLISHAHDFDLFAAWARLVVFGQFQPPARRFAAGVAYLRAQGSGARIAAVHGLRDLQQKLGGIVAEARLPEPGQRPSGTYEGEGYILVKHPDTAVVRDALAAIVQTVRVVVEPA is encoded by the coding sequence ATGCGAAACGTCATCTTCGTCGCGCCCTTCTTCGCCGAGACCACGCTCCGCTTCCTGGACGCCGTGACGCAGCTTCCCGGCGTCCGCACCGGCCTGGTGAGCCAGGACGGCGCGGACCGGCTGCCCGACGACCTGCGCGGACGCCTGGACGCCCACTACCGGGTCCAGGACGGGCTCGCGGCCAGCTCCATCGCGGAGGGCGTGGAGGCCATCCGGACCCATTGGGGTGGGCTGGACCGTCTGGTGGGCGCCCTGGAGGAGCTCCAGGTGCCCCTGGGGGAGATCCGCGACCACCTGGACCTCCCCGGCATGCGGGCCGAGACCGCGCGCAACTTCCGGGACAAGGCGCGCATGAAGGAGGTGCTGCGCGCCGCCGGCCTGCCGTGCGCCCGCCACGGGCTCGCGCACACCCAGGAACAGGCGGTGGAGGCCGCGCGACGCATCGGGTTCCCGCTCATCGTGAAGCCGCCGGCCGGGTCCGGCGCCCGCAGCACGTTCCGCATCGACACTCCGGAGGACCTGGGGGCGTGCCTGCGTGCGCTGCCTCCCTCGTCCGAGCGCCCGACCCTGCTCGAGGAGTTCGTGGTGGGCGAGGAGCACTCCTTCGACAGCGTGATGGTCGATGGTCACCTCGCGTGGCACTCCATCAACCACTACCTGCCCTCTCCGCTGGAGGTGTTGCGGGAGCCGTGGATCCAGTGGGCGGTCCTCCTGCCCCGCGAGGTGGACGACCCGCGCTACGACGGCATCCGCCAGGTGGCGGGCAGCGCGCTGGGCGCGCTCGGTATGGAGAACGGGATGAGCCACATGGAGTGGTTCCGCCGCCCGGACGGCAGCGTCGCCATCTCCGAGGTGGGAGCCCGCCCGCCGGGCGCCCGGTTCGTCAACCTGATCTCCCACGCCCACGACTTCGACCTCTTCGCCGCGTGGGCGCGGCTCGTCGTGTTCGGCCAGTTCCAGCCGCCGGCACGGCGCTTCGCGGCGGGGGTCGCGTATCTGCGGGCGCAGGGATCGGGGGCCCGCATCGCGGCGGTCCACGGACTCCGCGACCTCCAGCAGAAGCTGGGGGGGATCGTGGCCGAAGCACGGCTGCCCGAGCCCGGACAGCGCCCGTCGGGCACGTACGAAGGGGAAGGCTACATCCTCGTGAAGCACCCGGACACCGCGGTCGTGCGCGACGCGCTCGCCGCCATCGTACAGACCGTGCGCGTCGTCGTGGAGCCCGCATGA
- a CDS encoding ATP-grasp domain-containing protein, with translation MNVLMLSPGFPKEMQFFTRGLATVGVQVVGLGDQPESALPDNARKALSAYVQVRSFTDEADVLSRVRDIAGRVRIDRVECLWEPYLILAARIRELLGLPGLTVQQTIPFRDKEVMKQVLDRAGIRTPRHASATSVAEARAAAERIGYPLIVKPIAGAGSEATYRVESDADMERVLPALRSVPEVSIEEFIEGDDMTFDTVCVDGAIQHYNIGMYRPRALIMKENEWISPQTIALRDVESPAYAAGREMGQAVLDALGFQTGYTHMEWYRTASGEAIFGEIGARSPGAHLVDLINFASDTDTYVGWAEAVALGRWTRPVERRYNAAWIFKRAVGQGQIQRYEGLEALMAEIGQHVCVLDLNPVGQPRRDWRKVLIGDGMVILRHPDLETTLRMADMVGTRLQIIAG, from the coding sequence ATGAACGTGCTGATGCTGTCCCCCGGCTTCCCCAAGGAGATGCAGTTCTTCACCCGGGGGTTGGCCACCGTGGGCGTGCAGGTCGTGGGCCTGGGCGACCAGCCCGAGAGCGCCTTGCCGGACAACGCCCGCAAGGCGCTGTCCGCGTACGTGCAGGTTCGGTCGTTCACGGACGAAGCGGACGTGCTCAGCCGGGTGCGCGACATCGCTGGACGCGTGCGCATCGACCGCGTCGAGTGCCTGTGGGAGCCCTACCTGATCCTGGCGGCGCGCATCCGCGAGCTGCTGGGCCTGCCCGGGCTGACGGTGCAGCAGACGATTCCGTTCCGCGACAAGGAGGTCATGAAGCAGGTCCTCGATCGAGCCGGGATCCGCACCCCCCGGCATGCGTCGGCCACGAGCGTCGCCGAAGCCCGCGCCGCCGCGGAGCGGATCGGCTACCCGCTGATCGTGAAGCCGATCGCCGGCGCCGGGTCCGAGGCCACGTACCGCGTGGAGTCGGATGCGGACATGGAGCGCGTGCTGCCCGCGCTGCGCTCCGTGCCGGAGGTGAGCATCGAGGAGTTCATCGAAGGCGACGACATGACCTTCGACACCGTGTGCGTGGACGGAGCGATCCAGCACTACAACATCGGGATGTACCGTCCGCGCGCGCTGATCATGAAGGAGAATGAGTGGATCAGCCCGCAGACGATCGCCCTGCGGGACGTGGAATCCCCGGCGTACGCGGCCGGACGCGAGATGGGACAAGCCGTGCTGGACGCCCTCGGCTTCCAGACGGGCTACACCCACATGGAGTGGTACCGCACGGCGAGCGGGGAGGCGATCTTCGGCGAGATCGGCGCGCGCTCGCCGGGGGCCCACCTCGTGGACCTGATCAACTTCGCGTCCGACACCGACACGTACGTGGGGTGGGCCGAGGCGGTGGCGCTCGGGCGGTGGACCCGACCGGTCGAGCGGCGCTACAACGCCGCCTGGATCTTCAAGCGGGCGGTGGGCCAGGGCCAGATCCAGCGCTACGAAGGCCTGGAAGCCCTGATGGCGGAGATCGGACAGCACGTGTGCGTGCTGGACCTCAACCCGGTCGGACAGCCCCGGCGTGACTGGCGCAAGGTGCTGATCGGAGACGGGATGGTCATCCTGCGCCATCCGGACCTCGAGACCACGCTGCGCATGGCGGACATGGTGGGGACGCGGCTGCAGATCATCGCGGGCTGA
- a CDS encoding OsmC family protein codes for MSTYVADLIWERGDESFVDQRYSRKHRIRFDGGTEVAGSSSPHVVRAPLSDPSAVDPEEMFVASLSSCHLLWFLALAAKEGWRVDRYEDAAEGVLARNEEGHQVMTVVTLRPRVVFSGERTPDPETLRTLHHDAHARCYIANSVRTEVRVEPVL; via the coding sequence GTGTCGACGTACGTGGCGGACCTGATCTGGGAGCGTGGGGACGAGAGCTTCGTGGACCAGCGCTACAGCCGGAAGCACCGCATCCGCTTCGATGGCGGGACCGAGGTCGCCGGATCGTCGTCGCCGCACGTGGTGCGGGCTCCCCTCTCCGATCCGTCGGCCGTCGACCCGGAGGAGATGTTCGTGGCCTCCCTGTCCAGCTGCCATCTGCTCTGGTTCCTGGCGCTGGCCGCCAAGGAGGGGTGGCGCGTCGATCGCTACGAGGACGCCGCGGAAGGCGTGCTGGCCCGCAACGAGGAGGGCCACCAGGTCATGACCGTGGTCACGCTGCGGCCCCGCGTCGTGTTCTCGGGCGAGCGCACACCGGACCCCGAGACGCTGCGAACCCTCCACCACGACGCCCACGCGCGCTGCTACATCGCCAACTCCGTGCGGACGGAGGTGCGGGTCGAGCCCGTGCTGTGA
- a CDS encoding CocE/NonD family hydrolase yields the protein MSRPLLRAARSALLLGLATLPFRLAAQAPPQEDVKALLEANAVIQLKVMVPMRDGTRMAADVFRPRGSGPFPIVFSRTPYNFNVWRDGEFSAGTWRAAWAAVQRGYAYVVMNERGRFFSEGNWDILGPPLTDGYDAFEWMAAQPWSNGKVGTLGCSSTAEWQMAVGSLDHPAHATLVAQGFGAGVGRIGDWYEQGNWYRGGAEQMLFFAWLYGVQTGIRPMFPDNLTQAQLAQVSRYWDLAPEMPPVDWAEGLRHLPPVEILDNVQGNEGPFEDMIKRTPDDPKWYQGGLYHDDMPFDKPAIWFMSWYDVSTGPNLALFNHMRANAESEEARDNQYAVIAPTLHCAYTRATENTVVGERSVGDARWDYDALVYGWFDHFLKGENNSIPDTLPRVRYFTMGANEWRSADAWPPPEAEMVTYFLDSGGNANTRNGDGRLTRERPNTDRPDRFAYDPMDPVPSHGGNVCCTGNAVQGGALDQQEMELRDDILVYTSDPFPNGVEVTGTIDLTLFVSSDVKDTDFTVKLIDVYPDGRAYNLDETIQRARYREGYDQQVFMEPGEVYELKLSPLSTSNWFAPGHRIRIEVSSSNFPRFMRNMNTGGNTWDESTGVVAHNVVHHSRQHPSQIRLPIIRRPAS from the coding sequence ATGTCCCGCCCGCTCCTCCGCGCCGCCCGCTCGGCGTTGTTGCTCGGCCTCGCGACCCTCCCCTTCCGGCTGGCTGCACAGGCTCCGCCCCAGGAGGACGTGAAGGCCCTGCTGGAAGCCAACGCCGTCATCCAGCTCAAGGTCATGGTGCCGATGCGGGACGGGACCCGCATGGCCGCCGACGTCTTCCGGCCCCGTGGCAGCGGCCCGTTCCCCATCGTCTTCTCGCGCACCCCCTACAACTTCAACGTCTGGCGCGACGGGGAGTTCAGCGCCGGGACGTGGCGCGCGGCCTGGGCCGCGGTGCAGCGTGGCTACGCGTATGTGGTGATGAACGAACGGGGCCGCTTCTTCTCCGAAGGCAACTGGGACATCCTCGGTCCGCCGCTCACGGACGGCTACGACGCGTTCGAGTGGATGGCGGCACAACCCTGGTCCAACGGGAAGGTCGGGACACTGGGGTGCTCCTCCACGGCCGAATGGCAGATGGCCGTGGGCTCCCTGGATCACCCGGCGCACGCCACGCTGGTGGCGCAGGGCTTCGGCGCCGGTGTGGGTCGCATCGGGGATTGGTACGAACAGGGCAACTGGTACCGCGGCGGCGCGGAGCAGATGCTCTTCTTCGCGTGGCTGTACGGGGTCCAGACCGGCATCCGGCCCATGTTCCCCGACAACCTGACGCAGGCGCAGCTCGCGCAGGTGTCCAGGTACTGGGATCTGGCGCCCGAGATGCCTCCGGTCGATTGGGCCGAGGGCCTGCGGCACCTGCCTCCCGTGGAGATCCTCGACAACGTGCAGGGCAACGAAGGACCCTTCGAGGACATGATCAAGCGGACGCCCGACGACCCCAAGTGGTATCAGGGCGGCCTCTACCACGACGACATGCCGTTCGACAAGCCGGCCATCTGGTTCATGTCCTGGTACGACGTCTCCACCGGACCCAACCTGGCCCTCTTCAACCACATGAGGGCCAACGCCGAGAGTGAGGAGGCGCGGGACAACCAGTATGCCGTGATCGCCCCCACCCTGCATTGCGCCTACACGCGCGCGACGGAGAACACCGTCGTGGGCGAGCGGTCGGTCGGCGACGCCCGCTGGGACTACGACGCGCTGGTCTACGGGTGGTTCGACCACTTCCTCAAGGGCGAGAACAACTCCATCCCCGACACCCTGCCCCGGGTCCGCTACTTCACGATGGGCGCCAACGAGTGGCGGAGCGCCGACGCCTGGCCCCCGCCGGAGGCCGAGATGGTCACGTACTTCCTGGATAGCGGCGGGAACGCCAATACCCGCAACGGGGACGGTCGCCTGACCCGGGAGCGGCCGAACACCGACCGCCCCGATCGGTTCGCCTATGACCCCATGGACCCGGTGCCCTCCCACGGCGGCAACGTCTGCTGTACGGGCAACGCCGTGCAGGGCGGCGCGCTCGACCAGCAGGAGATGGAGCTGCGCGACGACATCCTGGTCTACACGTCCGATCCGTTCCCGAACGGCGTGGAGGTCACCGGCACGATCGACCTCACGCTGTTCGTGTCGTCCGACGTCAAGGACACCGACTTCACCGTGAAGCTGATCGACGTGTATCCGGACGGTAGGGCCTACAACCTGGACGAGACGATCCAACGGGCACGGTACCGCGAAGGCTACGATCAGCAGGTGTTCATGGAGCCGGGAGAGGTGTACGAGCTGAAGCTGAGCCCGTTGTCGACCAGCAACTGGTTCGCACCCGGCCACCGGATCCGGATCGAGGTATCCAGCTCGAACTTCCCGCGGTTCATGCGCAACATGAACACGGGCGGCAACACCTGGGACGAATCGACCGGAGTGGTGGCCCACAACGTGGTGCACCACTCCCGGCAGCACCCGTCCCAGATCCGCCTGCCGATCATCCGCCGGCCGGCGAGCTAG
- a CDS encoding amidohydrolase, with the protein MAHTIDEHASTYASVAQEIWDLAEVGYMEHESSGKLQALLADAGFRVQAGVAEIPTAFMAEWGEGGPVIGILAEYDALPGINQSRSPERDPIPGKVAGHACGHHLFGTGSVAAAIAVKEQLEAQGRPGRIRVYGTPAEEGGAGKVYLVRDGLFDDVDAVLHWHASSSNDASASSSLANKSAKFRFHGVSAHAAGAPWRGRSALDGVEAMNDMVNMLREHIEPASRIHYVITSGGSAPNVIPDFAEVYYYVRHPDSEEVRRMFERVVKAAEGAALGTETRMEYEVIHGIYALLPNEALGRMVHANLSAVGGVEYNATERAFAEAIQTTFPEGVPPIESALDVQPFVVEEVGSGGSTDVGDVSWTVPTAGLGTATWVPGTSAHSWQAVAAGGTEIGNKGMINAAKTLAFSAWDLFTQPAVLAAAREEFERRRGEDYVYESLVGDRDPPLDYRASVVPGGN; encoded by the coding sequence ATGGCCCACACCATCGACGAACACGCGTCGACCTACGCCTCCGTGGCGCAGGAGATCTGGGACCTGGCCGAGGTGGGCTACATGGAGCACGAGTCGAGCGGCAAGCTCCAGGCGCTGCTGGCCGACGCCGGTTTCCGCGTGCAGGCGGGCGTGGCGGAGATCCCCACCGCGTTCATGGCGGAGTGGGGTGAGGGGGGACCGGTGATCGGCATCCTGGCCGAGTACGACGCCCTACCCGGCATCAACCAGAGCCGCTCGCCCGAGCGCGATCCCATTCCCGGCAAGGTCGCCGGCCACGCGTGCGGGCATCACCTGTTCGGGACCGGATCGGTGGCCGCCGCCATCGCGGTGAAGGAGCAACTCGAGGCCCAGGGCCGGCCCGGACGCATCCGCGTGTACGGGACGCCGGCCGAGGAAGGGGGCGCGGGCAAGGTCTACCTCGTCCGGGATGGGCTCTTCGACGATGTCGATGCGGTCCTGCACTGGCACGCCAGCTCCAGCAACGACGCCAGCGCCTCGTCCTCGCTCGCCAACAAGTCGGCCAAGTTCCGCTTCCATGGTGTCTCGGCCCACGCGGCCGGGGCGCCCTGGCGCGGGCGGTCGGCCCTGGACGGCGTCGAGGCCATGAACGACATGGTCAACATGCTGCGCGAGCACATCGAGCCCGCCAGCCGCATCCATTACGTGATCACGTCCGGAGGCTCGGCGCCCAATGTGATTCCGGATTTTGCGGAGGTGTACTACTACGTGCGCCATCCCGACTCGGAGGAGGTGCGCCGCATGTTCGAGCGGGTGGTCAAGGCCGCCGAGGGTGCCGCGCTCGGCACCGAGACCCGTATGGAGTACGAGGTCATCCACGGGATCTACGCGCTGCTCCCCAACGAGGCCCTGGGGCGGATGGTGCACGCCAACCTGTCTGCGGTGGGTGGTGTCGAGTACAACGCCACCGAGCGGGCGTTCGCGGAGGCGATCCAGACCACGTTCCCGGAAGGTGTCCCTCCGATCGAGTCGGCGCTGGACGTACAGCCCTTCGTGGTGGAGGAGGTGGGTTCGGGCGGGTCGACCGACGTGGGGGACGTGAGCTGGACCGTGCCCACGGCCGGATTGGGCACGGCCACGTGGGTCCCCGGGACCTCGGCGCATTCGTGGCAGGCCGTGGCCGCCGGTGGGACCGAGATCGGAAACAAGGGAATGATCAACGCCGCCAAGACGCTGGCCTTCTCCGCCTGGGACCTGTTCACCCAGCCGGCCGTGCTCGCCGCGGCGCGCGAGGAGTTCGAGCGCCGGCGGGGTGAGGACTACGTGTACGAATCGTTGGTCGGGGATCGGGACCCGCCGCTCGACTACCGCGCGAGCGTGGTGCCCGGAGGGAACTGA
- a CDS encoding NAD-binding protein: MKTVASHMATLLGRGTGWRRRLAPFIRYLTLLTAVVLVYGWAFHVIMAWEGQDHTWFTGIYWALTVMSTLGFGDITFHSDLGRVFSTVVLLSGVVLLLIILPFLFIQHVYAPWAEQRAHSRTDALKRVADDVEGHVLICAADPIAPGLIKRLELAGVATYVIEPDPDLAMSLHAAGTRVVNGEIDSADTYRAAGAAKARLVLANASDTVNSNIVLTVRELSETLPIVALAESEDSIDVLELSGATHVLPLTHQLGEHLANRVSAGTVRANVIGRFHDLALAEFPADNTPFEGRSVADIGLREATGVSMVGVWKKGRLEPAHGDTVLTPHCCPVVIGSHRQIEELNEQLVIYDANPNPVLVIGGGKVGRAAARALKRREIPVHIVERHPQLEARLAGIPDRLFMGDAADRNVLDEAGIASAPAVLLTTHDDAMNVYLTVYCRRLNPGARILTRVTHDRNVEAILRAGADFVLSYASFGAQTVYSIVRGRELVVLGEGVDLFHVPLPASLAGATLASADVGSRTGLNVIAVREGDDIMTNPPATWQLKRNTELVALGSTEARERFRATFP, from the coding sequence ATGAAGACCGTCGCCTCCCATATGGCCACGCTCCTGGGTCGCGGGACCGGATGGCGGCGCCGACTGGCGCCGTTCATCCGGTACCTGACGTTGCTCACGGCCGTCGTGCTCGTCTACGGATGGGCCTTCCATGTGATCATGGCCTGGGAAGGTCAGGACCACACCTGGTTCACCGGGATCTACTGGGCCCTGACGGTGATGAGCACCCTGGGGTTCGGCGACATCACCTTCCACAGCGACCTGGGTCGTGTCTTCAGCACCGTCGTCCTGCTGTCGGGCGTCGTCCTTCTGCTCATCATCCTTCCGTTCCTGTTCATCCAACACGTGTACGCACCGTGGGCCGAGCAACGGGCGCACAGTCGGACGGATGCGCTCAAGCGGGTGGCGGACGACGTGGAAGGACACGTCCTGATCTGCGCCGCGGACCCGATCGCCCCGGGGCTCATCAAGCGCCTCGAGCTCGCCGGCGTCGCGACCTACGTGATCGAGCCCGACCCGGACCTCGCGATGAGCCTGCATGCAGCGGGCACACGGGTCGTCAACGGAGAGATCGACAGCGCCGACACCTACCGTGCCGCCGGGGCCGCGAAGGCCAGGCTCGTCCTCGCCAACGCCTCGGACACGGTCAACTCGAACATCGTCCTCACGGTGCGGGAGCTGAGCGAGACGCTGCCCATCGTGGCGTTGGCCGAGTCGGAGGACTCGATCGACGTGCTCGAACTCAGCGGCGCCACGCACGTGCTTCCGCTGACCCACCAGCTCGGGGAGCACCTGGCCAATCGCGTCAGCGCCGGTACGGTGCGGGCGAACGTGATCGGACGCTTCCACGATCTGGCGCTCGCCGAGTTCCCGGCGGACAACACCCCCTTCGAGGGTCGCAGCGTGGCGGATATCGGGCTGCGGGAAGCCACCGGCGTCAGCATGGTCGGAGTCTGGAAGAAGGGACGACTCGAGCCGGCGCACGGGGACACCGTGCTGACGCCCCACTGTTGCCCGGTCGTCATCGGTTCGCACCGACAGATCGAGGAACTGAACGAGCAGCTGGTGATCTATGACGCCAACCCCAATCCCGTGCTGGTGATCGGGGGCGGGAAGGTGGGCCGTGCGGCTGCCCGGGCCTTGAAACGGCGCGAGATCCCTGTGCACATCGTGGAGCGGCACCCACAGCTCGAGGCCCGCCTGGCGGGCATCCCGGATCGGCTCTTCATGGGCGACGCTGCCGATCGGAACGTGCTCGACGAAGCGGGCATCGCTTCGGCCCCGGCCGTGCTCCTGACGACGCACGACGACGCGATGAACGTGTACCTGACGGTGTACTGCCGCCGGCTCAATCCCGGCGCGCGGATCCTGACGCGGGTGACGCACGACCGGAACGTCGAGGCGATCCTACGGGCTGGCGCGGACTTCGTGTTGAGCTACGCGAGCTTCGGAGCGCAGACCGTCTACTCGATCGTGCGCGGTCGCGAGCTGGTGGTGCTGGGAGAGGGTGTGGACCTCTTCCATGTGCCCCTACCGGCATCGTTGGCGGGAGCGACCCTGGCGAGCGCGGATGTCGGTTCGCGGACGGGCCTCAACGTGATCGCGGTGCGCGAGGGGGACGACATCATGACGAACCCGCCCGCGACCTGGCAGTTGAAGCGCAACACGGAGCTCGTGGCCCTGGGCAGCACGGAGGCGCGGGAGCGCTTCCGGGCCACGTTTCCGTAG